The following proteins are encoded in a genomic region of Gimesia algae:
- a CDS encoding ZIP family metal transporter — translation MSGVLEVIVLTTLAGITIPLGGFLAKIEHLHPQWLEDEFRHSVIAFGGGVLLAAVALVLVPEGISEQPPWIASLAILSGGICFMYCDIFLATHRSSAAQLLAMLLDFVPESLALGASFATNSQSVGLLLAILIGLQNLPEGFNAYRELDSSSTMRKSVILPGFCLLVLLGPASGLTGYYLLSLFPRLVGLIMLFAAGGILYLTFQDIAPQAQIEQRWAPSLGAVIGFVFGLVAQMIIA, via the coding sequence TTGTCCGGTGTACTGGAAGTCATTGTACTGACAACGCTCGCGGGTATCACCATTCCGCTGGGTGGCTTTCTTGCCAAAATCGAACACTTACATCCCCAATGGCTGGAAGACGAGTTTCGACACTCAGTCATCGCCTTTGGTGGCGGAGTGCTGTTGGCTGCGGTCGCTCTGGTGCTGGTGCCGGAAGGCATCTCTGAACAACCACCCTGGATTGCCTCCCTCGCCATTTTATCGGGTGGCATCTGCTTTATGTATTGCGACATTTTCCTGGCAACCCATCGCAGTTCTGCGGCGCAGCTGCTCGCCATGCTGCTCGACTTTGTTCCGGAATCTCTGGCATTAGGCGCCTCTTTTGCCACCAACAGTCAATCAGTCGGACTGCTGCTGGCCATCCTGATTGGACTGCAAAACCTGCCTGAAGGCTTCAACGCCTATCGAGAACTGGATAGTTCCTCAACCATGAGAAAGTCGGTCATCCTACCCGGTTTTTGCCTGCTGGTCCTGCTGGGCCCTGCTTCAGGGTTAACAGGTTATTACCTGCTGTCTTTATTCCCCAGACTGGTGGGCCTGATCATGCTCTTCGCAGCGGGAGGCATTCTCTATCTGACATTTCAGGATATCGCACCCCAGGCGCAAATTGAGCAACGCTGGGCTCCCTCACTGGGTGCAGTGATTGGTTTTGTTTTCGGGCTGGTTGCTCAAATGATCATCGCCTGA
- a CDS encoding heavy metal translocating P-type ATPase: protein MSVLNSNPSKPSSAVWKSLETLIAIFTIIMITAHLILRFGTGSSELVQNLPLWSVLALGGTPLVWGLLVKMVHREFGSDLLAGISIVVSALLDEYLAGSLVVLMLSGGEALEAYAVRSASSVLQALSNRMPAVAHKKTDADIDDISLDQIAINDTIALFPHEICPVDGIVIEGHGVMDESYLTGEPYMMSKTPGSQVLSGAINGEAALVIRAEKRAVDSRYAKIMQVMQTSEQHRPRMRRLADRLGAWYTPLAVLIGLAAWGLSGEPVRFLAVMVVATPCPLLIAIPVAIIGSISLAARRAIIVRDPTALETADTCRVIIFDKTGTLTYGEPHLTDQLCAPGFDPLEVLSLVGSLERFSKHPLAGAILKTMQEANAVSHEATEISEPPGQGMQGTVAGHSVQITSRKKLLKQQPDLETQLPPQAGGLECVNLIDDQYASIYRFRDTPRTDGHSFISHLSPRHQIQKTMLVSGDRESEVRYLAEQVGIENVYFSQSPEQKLEIVNAETSQANTIFVGDGINDAPALIAATVGMAFGQNSDVTTEAADVIVMDSSLQKIDEFLHISRRMRRIALQSAIGGMALSMLGMLLAAFGYLPPVAGALSQEVIDVLAVLNALRVAIPLKALIDFNPERPV from the coding sequence ATGAGCGTGCTGAACTCCAATCCATCGAAACCGAGTTCCGCTGTCTGGAAATCTCTGGAAACATTGATTGCCATATTTACGATCATTATGATCACCGCCCATTTAATTCTGCGATTTGGAACAGGTAGCTCTGAACTCGTTCAGAATCTACCGCTCTGGTCCGTATTGGCGCTGGGAGGGACTCCGCTGGTCTGGGGACTGCTGGTCAAAATGGTTCATCGAGAATTCGGTTCTGACCTGCTGGCGGGAATCTCCATCGTCGTATCCGCGTTGCTCGATGAATATCTGGCTGGCTCTCTGGTCGTGCTGATGCTGTCCGGCGGAGAAGCCCTCGAAGCGTATGCCGTCCGCAGCGCTTCTTCTGTCCTGCAGGCACTCAGTAATCGCATGCCTGCGGTCGCCCATAAAAAAACGGATGCGGACATCGACGATATCTCTCTGGATCAGATCGCCATCAATGATACGATTGCCCTCTTCCCGCATGAAATCTGTCCCGTTGATGGAATTGTCATCGAAGGACATGGCGTAATGGACGAATCCTATCTCACGGGGGAGCCTTACATGATGTCCAAAACGCCGGGCTCCCAGGTACTGTCCGGAGCCATCAACGGCGAAGCGGCTCTGGTCATCCGCGCGGAAAAACGAGCCGTCGACTCCCGCTATGCCAAAATCATGCAGGTGATGCAGACCTCCGAACAACATCGCCCGCGCATGAGACGTCTGGCCGACAGACTTGGCGCCTGGTACACCCCCCTGGCAGTACTGATTGGACTGGCTGCCTGGGGACTGTCCGGTGAGCCAGTTCGCTTTCTGGCAGTCATGGTAGTTGCTACTCCCTGCCCGCTGCTGATTGCCATCCCGGTTGCCATTATTGGATCCATCTCCCTCGCCGCGCGGAGGGCCATCATTGTCCGTGACCCTACCGCGTTGGAAACGGCGGACACCTGTCGCGTCATTATCTTCGATAAAACGGGAACTCTAACTTATGGAGAGCCTCATCTCACCGACCAACTCTGCGCACCGGGCTTCGATCCGCTGGAAGTCCTTTCACTCGTGGGTAGTCTGGAACGTTTCTCCAAACATCCCCTCGCCGGGGCGATTCTGAAGACAATGCAGGAAGCAAATGCGGTCAGCCATGAAGCCACGGAAATCAGCGAACCCCCGGGACAGGGGATGCAGGGAACCGTTGCCGGGCATTCTGTGCAGATCACCAGTCGTAAAAAGTTGCTCAAACAGCAGCCGGACCTGGAAACGCAACTCCCCCCACAGGCAGGAGGCCTGGAATGTGTGAACCTGATCGATGATCAATACGCCAGCATCTATCGATTTCGTGATACTCCGCGAACAGATGGCCATTCTTTCATCTCGCATCTTTCACCACGACATCAGATTCAGAAAACCATGCTGGTTTCCGGCGACCGGGAATCAGAGGTACGTTATCTGGCCGAGCAGGTCGGCATTGAAAATGTCTACTTTAGCCAGAGTCCCGAACAAAAACTGGAAATTGTCAATGCGGAAACCAGTCAGGCGAATACGATCTTTGTCGGCGATGGCATTAATGATGCACCTGCACTCATCGCAGCGACCGTCGGCATGGCCTTTGGTCAAAACAGTGATGTGACTACCGAAGCCGCCGATGTGATTGTCATGGACAGTTCACTACAGAAGATTGATGAATTCCTGCATATCAGCCGCCGTATGCGGCGCATCGCATTGCAAAGCGCCATCGGAGGCATGGCTTTGAGTATGTTGGGGATGCTGCTTGCTGCCTTTGGATATCTCCCTCCCGTAGCCGGTGCGCTCTCTCAGGAGGTCATCGATGTGCTTGCCGTACTCAATGCACTGCGTGTTGCCATTCCGCTCAAAGCACTCATTGATTTCAATCCCGAACGCCCCGTCTGA
- a CDS encoding DUF2920 family protein, translating to MIQFLFSILVLFLSGFVCTELRAAELPERDSSFSIATQEWPFQPGPRSVKVYLYYPGKELKNVNADTGLMLNLHNWGGTNISGAGNPAVLTKELNVIVISVDYVQSGSWKNQSGAPYDFGYLQAIDALRALSHVFHALNEQNIPFNSRRIYSAGGSGGGNVTLMCNKFAPHTFTCVVDICGMPRLSDDIAFHLPGGSSLDARYSRDQNSADYLSPGAQELRFIGNPDHLKAMKTMGHAGKIVVIHGAGDTTCPYEDAKQMVQNMQAAELDVEAKFVTQADLDGVIFKSTGHSLGDRTKMIVEYGGPYMIPGKKKFRLRQSPTDFELKQDVIYPTSDGRYVISYANGIPAVRFEAK from the coding sequence ATGATCCAATTTCTGTTTTCTATTCTTGTTCTCTTTCTGTCTGGATTTGTGTGTACTGAGTTGCGGGCAGCAGAATTACCTGAACGCGACAGTAGTTTTTCTATCGCGACTCAGGAATGGCCGTTTCAACCAGGTCCCCGCTCGGTCAAAGTGTATCTGTATTATCCGGGAAAAGAACTGAAGAATGTGAATGCCGATACCGGACTGATGCTCAATCTGCATAATTGGGGTGGTACGAATATCTCGGGAGCTGGAAATCCGGCAGTGCTCACGAAAGAGTTGAATGTGATTGTCATCTCGGTGGATTATGTGCAGAGTGGTTCCTGGAAAAATCAGTCAGGGGCTCCCTATGATTTTGGTTATCTGCAGGCTATCGATGCATTACGGGCACTTTCACATGTATTCCATGCTTTGAACGAACAGAACATCCCATTTAATTCGCGTCGGATTTATTCTGCCGGTGGCTCGGGAGGGGGGAATGTGACCCTGATGTGTAATAAGTTTGCACCACATACATTTACCTGTGTGGTTGATATCTGTGGGATGCCTCGTCTCTCGGATGATATCGCCTTTCATCTGCCGGGGGGGAGCAGTCTGGATGCCCGCTACAGTCGGGATCAAAACTCAGCTGATTATCTTTCACCCGGGGCACAGGAACTTCGTTTTATTGGTAATCCGGATCATCTGAAAGCCATGAAAACGATGGGGCATGCAGGGAAAATCGTGGTTATCCATGGAGCAGGGGATACGACCTGTCCTTATGAGGATGCAAAACAGATGGTTCAGAATATGCAGGCGGCGGAACTGGACGTCGAAGCCAAATTTGTCACGCAGGCGGATCTGGATGGAGTGATCTTCAAGTCAACGGGACATTCACTGGGTGACCGGACAAAGATGATTGTGGAATATGGTGGCCCTTATATGATCCCCGGGAAAAAGAAGTTTCGCCTGCGTCAGTCGCCGACCGATTTTGAGCTGAAGCAGGATGTGATCTATCCGACTTCGGATGGTCGCTATGTGATTTCCTATGCGAACGGAATTCCTGCCGTGCGATTTGAAGCGAAGTGA